The genomic region AGCGGCCGATCCTGCTCGAGCTGCCCGACGCGACCAACGACGGCGACCTCGTGGCGGCCGTCCAGCTGTCCTACGCCGTGACGGCGGAGACGGCCGGCACGGACGACCCGGCCCTCGCCGGAGGCGGCGAGTCGCTCGTCAGCGGGGCCGCGGGACTCACCTACTCGCTGCAGACCTGCGTCGGCGGCGAGTGGACGTCCGCCACCGCCCCCGTGGGTGCGTACACCTGCTCCGGCACGGTGCAGCAGACCGGTGCGGGCACCCTCGACTCGATCACGGGCGCGGGCAGGTCCACCACGCTCACGCCGGCCGACTTCGGCGTCACTCCGACGGCGGACGGGACCTTCCCGAGCGACACCGCCGACGTCGCGCTCAACACCCTGATGGTCCTGCAGCTGCCCGACACCGCGGACAACGACTACGAGAACGCGGCCGCATCGCTGACGTTCACCGCAGCCGCGATCCAGCGCGACGGCCTGCAGCGCTGATCGCCTCCGATCGGGCCCCGGCACGCGCCGGGGCCCGATCGCCCGGCGTCGCGTCCGCGCGTCGCCCTGCCCCACCGCACCACCCCTCATCCGTCCCGACCCGGAGGACCCGACCATGCGCGCACACCACGGCACCGGCGGCATCGCCGCCGCCGCCCTGTGCCTGACGCTGGTCGCCTCCGCACCGGCGGCCCCGGCCCGCGCCGCCGGGAGCCCCGCCGCCGTCGACTCCCCCTCGCTCGAGGTCGACGAGCTCACCGGCCCCGGCATCCCGCTCGACGACCTGGCCCCGGGCGACACCGTCGACTGGGCCGCCGACGTCACCAACGTCTCCGGGGACGCCTCCCCGCTCTCCGTCCGCCTCGACTCGATGCGCTCCATGGCCCTCACCGGCGACGCCGTGGGCGGCATCCAGCTGTCCGTCCGGCTCTGCGAGGACGGATTCGAGATCCTCACCGCGCCCATGCGCTGCCGCGGCCCCGTCGAGCCGCTCGGATCCGGTCCCGCCGCCACGCTCGACCGCGTCGTCACGCGCACCCCGCTCGACGCGGGCGAGACCGTGGGCATCGCCGTGCGCGTGCGGTTCCCGTCCGGCGCCGACAACGGGATGGAGTCCACGGCCGGCATGATCCGCATCGGCTTCGCCCTCGTCGACGACACGGGTGCCGGCACGGATCCGTCCACCGGTGGCGGCACGGGGAGCGGCACCGGCACGGGCACCGGCACCTCGCCCGCGGGATCCGCCCCCGCCGCCGACGCCCCGCGCGACCTGCTCCCCGTCACGGGCCGCGACATCGCGTCCGCCCTGGCCGGCGCCCTGCTCGCCCTCCTCGGGGGCGGGATCCTGCTGCTCGCCGGCCGCCGCCGCCGCACCGCCGAGGCCGCGTCGTGATCGGCGACCGCACCGCGCGCGTCGAGGAAGCGGCCCCGCACGCGGCGCCGCCCCGCCGGAGCCCGGCCCGCCGCGCCCTCGGCGCCATCGGCGGCCTCCTCACGGTCGTCGTCGGGCTGGCCGTGATCGCGGTCGTCGCCCTCTCCGCGCTCGGCGTCACCCGCTTCGTCCCCGTCCTCTCCGACTCGATGGCGCCCGGCATGCCCGTCGGCTCCCTCGCGATCACCGCCCCGACGCCCCGGGCGGAGGTGGCGGAAGGCGACGTCGTCGTCTTCACGGCTCCCACCGGCCCGCGCGTGCGGGTGATCCACCGCGTCATGCACGTCTTCGGCCCGGAGGACGCGGCGAACCTCGACGGCTGGTCCGACGACCGCCTCGCCATCGAGACCAAGGGCGACAACAACCCCTCCGCCGATCCGTGGATCGTCACCATCGGCGACGACGCCGTGTGGGAGCGCACGTCGGTCGTCCCGTTCCTCGGCTGGCCGTTCGTCTGGCTCGGCGACCCCATCACGCGCATGGTCGCGTTCGCGGTCGTCGGCGCGACGGGGACCATCTGGCTGCTGACGGTCATCTGGCGTCGTCCGCCGCGCATGACCGGCGAGCCCGCCTGATGCCCCGCCATCGCGCCGCGCCCGCCGCGCCCGCCGCCCCCGCGCCGCACGGTCGCCGCGCCGCACGCCGCGGGATCCGCCGCGCCCGTCCCCTGCTCGTCCCCGCGATCGCGGTGGTCCTCGCCCTCGCCGGCGTCGGCACCGCGTACGCCGTGTTCACCGACCGCGCCGCGTCGCGGATCACCGTGGGCGCGGGCGTCGTTGAGCTCGACTGGGGTGGAGGCGGAGCGGATCAGCTCGCCGTGCCGATCACGGGGCTCCGGCCGGGTGACGCCCAGGTGCGGCTCGTGGACCTCGCGAACACCGGCACCGTCGCCGCCCGGGAGCTCCAGGTCACGCTGGGCGGGACGGCCGTGGCGAGCACGTCCGACGGCCTCCAGGTGGCGTTCGACCGCTGCACGGTCGCGTGGACGGGCGCGCCTGGCACCTCGGTCTGCTCGGGGACGATCACCCCGGTGGTGGCCGACCGCCCCGCCGTCGGCCGGTTCGCGCTCCCCGCCTCCCCCGCCCGCGCGGTCGGCGGTCGGGACCACCTGCGCGTCACGGTGCGGCTGGCCGCGTCCGCGCCCACGACCGCGCAGGGCGCCACCGGTTCCGTGACCCTCCGGGTCGACGGCAACCAGCGCTTCGGCGTCCAGCGCTGACCCGGATCGGGACCCTCGAGATCACGAAAGCATCACGGGACCCATCGCCCTGGCGAGGGGCGCCGAAGCACCATCCGACTCCAACCGGCGACCACGTCGGCCGCCCTGAAACGTAAGGATCCATCATGCGCAACCTCACCAAGTCCGTCTTCGGCCTCGCCACCGCGGGCTTCCTCGTCGTCGGCCTCGCGGCCTGCTCGACCCCCGCCGAGACGCCGTCGTCCTCGGGCTCCTCCCAGCCCGCCGCGACCGCCACCACCGAGGCCAACCCCACGCCGCTGGCGACGATCCCGACCCTGACCGGCGTCGACACCAAGGTCACCCTCGACTCCGGCTTCACCGGCGCCCTCACGACCCTGGGCCTGACCCCCGGCGTCATCGGCACCGCCACCCTCGACGGCGCCACCGGCACCCTCGCGTTCCCCATCACCGGCGGCAACGTGAAGTACTTCGACCCCGAGCAGTCCTACCGCCCCTACGTCCAGGGCGAGATCGACCACTCCGGCTCCGGCATCAGCCTCACCGCCGGCAGCACGGTCGTGAAGCTCACCGACTTCGTCATCGACCCCGGCACCAGCCGCCTCACCGGATCGGTCCAGGTCGGCGACGGCGAGGTCATGAAGGACGTCTACATCTTCAACCTCGACGGCACGACCCTGAAGCCCCTCCAGATGGAGGGCGACAATGCCGTCCTCGAGGGCACCACCGTCAAGGTCAGCCCCGACGCCGCCGCCCTGCTGAACAGCACCTTCGGCACCACCGCGGTCACCGACCAGCTCGTCGTCGGCATCGCCAAGATCACCGTCAACACCAAGTAGCACCCGCCCCGGGCTCGACCCCGGAGAGCACCACCGCGAACGGCCCGGCCCACGACGCCGGGCCGTTCGTCGTGCGCCGGGGGACCGCGACCGCGGTGGCCGGACGCGCATGTGGGAGCGACCGGCCCGAACGCGGCGGGGCCCCCTCGCATGCGCAGCGAGGGGGCCCCTGCCGGGTGACTCGGACCCGGCGCAGGGGCTTCGGAACGGAGCCGCGATCGGGCGGGCGGGCGGGCCCGCGCGACCGTGACCGGACGATCCGCCCTGCGCGTGCCGTACCAGGAACAGTCGTCGGACGCCGCATCCATGCACATCGGAGATCTCCAGCCGCGCGTCGCATCGTATGTGCATGAGCGTTCAACGAATCCCCGTCTCCCTGCTCGCCCGCGGCACCGCCGCCCTCGCCGGCGTGGTCGTCCTCGCCGGATGCTCGGCTCCCGGCGCGGCATCCGCCGCGACCGACGCCGCCCCCGACGCGACCACCGCCGTCGCCACCACCGGCCCCGTCGCATCGGGCGACGGCGGCACGACCGCCGACCGCACCGACTCCGACACGGAGGACCGCAACACCGACACCATCTCGGCGCTGTTCACCGCCGCGTTCCCAGATCCCGCCTCCCCCGCGGCGAACGCCGCCGCGATCGCGGCCATCGCGCCCGACGCGACCGCGAACGGGGCGGGCGCGAAGGCCGGCCCCGGCGGGTTCCTCGACGAGTTCGCCACCGCGCACCAGCGGGTGCCCGGCGCCCAGGCCGTGGTCAAGCACATCGCCGCGGACGGCGACCTCGTGGCCGTCCATTACCAGATCACCTCGAAGCCCGACGACGAGCGCACCGGCGAAGCGGCCGTCGACCTCTTCCGCCTCGCGGACGGCAAGGTCACCGCGGTCTGGTCGTTCCACCAGCCGGTGCCGCAGGGCACGCCCGCGAGCGGCAACACGAACACGATGTTCAGCGACCTCTACCAGGGGAAGGCCGACGCGCCCGAGCTGACCGAGCAGCAGGAGGAGGCGAACCGGCAGCTGGCCGTGGGCGCCTACGACACGCTCTTCCGGGATCACGACGCGAGCGTGCTCGACCGCTCCTTCGACCCGGCGTACCTGCAGCACAACACGGTCGCCGCGAACGGCACGGCGGCGCTCAAGGCCCTCTTCTCCGGCGGCGCGCAGTTCCCGGCGCAGCAGTCCGTGATCTCGATCGCCGACGGCGACCTCGTCTGGACCTTCTCGCAGCCGGTGGGCGCGAAGGCGGACGCCCCGTTCCTCGCGGCCGACATCTTCCGGGTCGACGGCAGCCTCATCCGCGAGCACTGGGACGTGGTGCCCGCGAGCTGATCCGGCGCCCGCCCGCACGCGACGACGGGACGGTCCGCGGACCGTCCCGTCGTCGTGCCCGCGTCGGCGATCCGCGCCCGCCGGCGATGTCGGCGTCGGGCTTGACCTTCCACCCGCTGGAGGGCCCATGGTCGATGCATGACCCACGGATCCCTCCTCCCCATCGGCGAGTTCTCCCTCGCCACCTCGTTCCCCGCCCCCACGCTGCGCCACTACCACTCCGAGGGCCTGCTCGTGCCCGCCGAGGTCGATCAGGACACCGGGTACCGGGCCTACGCCTTCCCCCAGGTGCACCGGGCGCTCCTCATCACGGCGCTGCGCGGCGCGGGCATCGGCCTCCGGGACATCCGCGACGTCCTCGACGCCCCGGATCTGCTGCCGGAGCTCCTCACCCGGCACCACGCGGCCCTGCGAGCCCGGCGCCTCGAGGAGGACGCCGCCCTCGCGCAGTCCGCGCAGCTCGCCGCGGGCTGGCCGGACGCGGGAGGACGGGACGCGGATCCGGCCACGTCCGTGACCCGTCGGGTGCCCGGGGAGCCGGTCGGCGACGACGGCGTGGTGCTGCCCCCGCGGGTGCGGGATGCGGCGCGCGCGCTGCGACGCGAGCTCGTGGATGCGGGCGTCGGGACCCGGGCGCACCCCTGGTGCCGGTACGCGCTCGCCACCGCGGCCGACCGGGCCAGGGTCATGGCGCCCGAGGGCCCGGACTGGGTGGTCGGCGTCGACCTCGCGGGCTCCTGGCCCGGCGAGGCCTCCCTCCCTGCGGACACCGAGACCGAGGATCGCCCGGGCCGCCGGGAGCGCGTCGTCGTCATCCCCGGGGCGCCCACGATGGTGGTCCTGGCCGCGGCCCTGCATCACCTGACGACGACGTCCCTGGAGCTCGGCCTCACCGCCGACCTCGGCGATCCCCGCTACGTGCTCACGCCCGACCACGTCGAGCTCGCGCTCACGGTGACGGCCGATCCCGGGGAGTGAGACCGCGGCGGCGCCCACTCAGCCGATCGCGGGGCGTCCGTGCCCGCATGCCGCGTCCCCCGCGACGCGGGCGGGATCACCGGCCGGCGTTGTAGTGGTCGAGGACCTGCGTCGGGGTGAGGGCGGCCGAGTAAACGGCCGCGAAGCGCATGCTGCCGGCGAAGTAGCGGTTCCCGGCGCCCGGCCAGGTGTCGAGGTTGTCGTAGCCGATGCGCCACCAGCCCGTGGTGCCCTCGGAGGCGCGGAACGAGGAGTTGGCGGCGGCCTGCTTGCCGTCCAGGTACAGGGTCATGCCGTTCGTCGGGGACATCGTCGCGACCGCGTGGTGCCAGGCGCCGTCGGTGACCACGGCGGAGCTCGCGATGGTCATGATCCCGGCCTGGGGCGTGTACGTGCCGAACACGAGCTGGCCGGACGTGTTGATGTAGGTGTGGCGGTCGTAGGAGCCCGACAGCCCGGTCTGGCTGTTGCCGAACCCGATGAGCTTGCCGCCGCGGACGGTGGTCTTGAACCAGACCTCGGTCGAGAACGTCTGGGGGGAGGTCTGCTGCAGCCCGTTCGTGACCTGGCTCGACGAGCCGTTGAGCTGGTACGAGCCGCCGGAGTCGCGCAGGCACGCCTGCGGGGAGACGTTGGTGCTGGTCATGCCGCCGCGGTAGGTGCCGGGGTAGGCGCCCGAGTCGATGTCCACCGCCTGGCCCGAGCCCGTCGCCTCGTTCAGCGGGTAGGCGAACAGCGCGCTGGCCTTGTCGGCGGTGACGGCGTTCATGCAGGAGAAGTAGGTGGCGGAGGAGGCCGCGCTGTTGTTGCTGTTCGTGATGGCCGCGGTGAAGGCGCCGTTGGTGGTGGGGGCGAGCAGCAGGAGCATGCCCGCCGCCGCGGCCGCGAGCGACGCCGCCACGGTCGCGCGGCGCGGGCGCGTCCCGCGTCCCCGCAGCCGGCGCACCGCCTCGGCAGGTGCCTTCCTCATGCGTCATCCCCCACTGCGCGGCGCGCCGTCTCGACGTCGACGGGCTCGAGACCCCGGGGCGCGTCGGCGCCCCCAGTCTGGTCGGCCTCGTCCTCGTCCGCGACGATCCCGTCCGGCGAGGCGCGCAGGACACGCTCCTCGGGCTCGGCGGGGAGGCCGACGACGAGCGTGTAGAGGAGGGGGACGGCGCAGACGCCGAAGAAGAGGATCCAGCCCCAGAGCGGCAGGTCGAGCGTGGAGGACACGTCGTAGAAGCGCCCGGCCTCGCCCGCGGGAGCGGTGATGGTGCCGACCTGGCCGGCGGCGAGGGTGGCGTGGGTGCCGCCCTCGGCCGCGATGCGGATGGGGAGCATGCCGGTCGACACGATGGTCGCCTCGACGTCGCTGCCGCGGGTCGCCGCGTCGAGCACGACGAGGCCGACGAAGGGCTTGAGCACGAACACGGTGAGCGCCGCGACGCGGGCGCCGCCGAGCATGCGGATGGACGCGCGGTGCGTGGGCGAGCCGATGAGGCGGGTCAGCATCATGACGATGACGAAGCCGGCGAGCAGCAGCGGCACGCCCTTCGCGAGCCAGCCGAAGCCCGGGAGGATCGTGGTGGCCTCGCCGACGAGGTGCGCCTGGTCGGTCTTCCAGGGATCCACCGCGCCGTTGATGTCGCCCTGCGTGGTGAGGCCGTCGGCGTCGACCGCGATGACGCGGTGCGTGTAGGTCTCGTCCGGGGTGGTGGAGGGGTGGAAGCTGACGACGTCGCCCGGCTGGACGTCCTCGAGGAGGACGGGGGTCGTGAGGAGCAGCGTGCCGACGGGGGCCGTGGTGCCCATCGACGGGGTCTGCACGACGAACCAGCGGCCGCCGGACGCCTGGAACAGGAGCGTCGTCGCGACGAGGGCGGTGAGGAGGACGGTGGCCGCCCACATGAGGACGGTGCGGCGACGGACGACGCGGGAGGTGCGGGCCGCGCGACGGGCCGCGCCGCGGGCGGGCAGGTCCGGCGCGAGGACGACGAGCGCCGGGAGGACCGGCGCGGTCGGGTCGAGGTGCAGGTCCTCGGCGCGGAGCTCCAGGTCGAGCTCCAGGTCCAGGTCGATCTCCAGCTCGAGGTCGAGCTCGAGGGCCTCGATCGCCGTGGTGTCGGTCGTGGTGCCGACCGTGGGGGCGGTCGGGCGGTCCTGGATGTCGGTCATGGTGCGCCTCCCGGGTCAGGGGCTTCGAGGGGGATGGGGTGCGGGGCCGCCTCTCGGCGGCCCCGCGGGGATCCAGCGGGGTGGGACTAGCCCGCGAAGGTCCAGGTGAGGGGCAGCGAGGCGCCGAGGCCCTGGTACGTGTTGCCGGCGGAGGAGTCGAGCGTGACCGCGAAGGTGAAGTCGGTGCTCGCGTTGGCGGCGAGGGCCGTCAGCGTCTTGGCGGAGGAGCCGGCGAGGGCCGCTGCGGTGCCGGAGTAGACGGGGGTGGCGCTGCCCGCGGCCGTGATGACGACGTTGAGCTTGGAGCAGAAGTCGGTGGCCGAGCCGTTGACGGTGCCGTTCTTGAACTGGGCGCAGGCGGCGCCGGGGGTCAGCGTGAAGGTCGAGGCCCGCGTCGTGCCGACGTTCTTGATGCTCACGACGCTCGTGACCGTCTGGCCGGGCATCATCGCGGTCGAGCCGCCGAACTTGTTGATGGTGGAGCAGGTGGCGGCGTTCGAGTCGACGCCGGACGTGGCGCTCGTGCTGAGGCAGGTGACGGTGGGGGCGCCGTTGGCGCCGGCCTGCGACTCCTGCATGACCAGCGAGCCGGAGGCCGCCGTGTTGGTGTCGTTGGTGATCGAGGCGACGAAGCCCGACAGCGTGCCGGACATCGAGACGGAGAGGAGGACGGCGGCGGCGACGCCGGTGGCGATGGCGATGGGGGCGAAGCGGACGCGCGTGGCCTTCTTGGCGGCGGCGGCGATGTGGTGCGACATGTTCTGACTCCGGGTGCGTAGGGGAAGGGAGGGGCTGGATGAGCCCCTGGGGAAGAAGCTCGGTGACTCGCTTTGCAAGTAACTCGAAGATACAGCTACTCGGGATTCGCGCAATCCCCCCACTGCGGGGGGCACCGCGTTCGCCGAGGGGACCGCGGCCGCGAGGGCGCGTTACAGTCGCTGGACCGCCCATGGATCCGCCGGATCCACCGATGCAGGGACACCCGACATGAGCCCGGAGAGAACCGCTCCCCGCCGCGACGACGCCGCGGCCGTGGAGGCGCTCGCCAACGCCCTGCACATGATCGAGACCGCGCAGCGCCACCTGCGCACGCGCATCGCGCAGGACATCGGGGTGAACGTCACCGACCTCACCGTCATCAGCGTGGTGGGCGACCTCCACCGGATGACCCCCAAGCACCTGGCCGCGGAGATCTCGATGGGCACGGGCGCGGTGACCGCGGTGATCGACCGCCTGGTGGGAGCCGGGCACCTCGACCGCGTGCCCAACCCGCGGGACCGTCGCAGCGTCTTCCTCGAGCTCACCGCCGCCGGCCGGAAGACGCTCGCCCGCATGGACGCCGACTACCGCGAGGCGGCCGCCGTGGCGCTGCGGGCCTCCCCCGCCCTCGGCACCGAGGAGACGGCCGAGGACATCGCGCGCGCCGCGATCGCGATGACGGCGCACACCATCGACGGGCCGGACACGGGCGCGACCGCGTGAGCGAGGGCTGCCAGGTGGTGCTGGTCGACGCGGCCGGGCGGATCCTCCTGCAGCTGCGCGACGACATCCCCACCGTCCCCTTCCCCGGCACGTGGGCGATCCCCGGCGGGATGCTCGAGCCGGGCGAGACGCCGCTCGCGGGCATCGTGCGGGAGGTCGAGGAGGAGCTGGGCGCGCGGATCCCGCCGGCCGAGGTCGCGCACCTCATGACGCGCACGCGCTCCTACGGGATCGAGCACACGTTCACCGCGCGGCTGGACGTGGCGGCGGAGGACATCCGGCTCACCGAGGGGCAGCGCGTGGCGTGGTTCCCCGTGGCCGACGCGGTCGGGATGGAGCTCGCCTACGAGGACGCGGACGTGCTGCGGGAGGTCGCGGGGCGGATCGCGCGGGGCTGATGCCTCAGGCGGGGCCGGGGTGCGCGCGCTCGGCGTCGAGGATCCCGCGGAGGAACGCCGCATCGGCCGAGTAGTAGGCGGCATCGTCCCGGAGGTGCGGCTTGCCGAGCTCGTCGGCCTTCGCGAGCGAGATGTCCGCGAGGTCGTGCAGGCGCAGGATCGCCACGCGGAGCACGTCGGCCCAGGTGGCGTCGGATCCGTACGCGTCGAGGAGCAGCGCGACGCGGCGGCGGGCGTCGTCCATGCCGGGCGCGCCGTCCTGCGCCGATCCCGAGAGCGGCACCGCGCGAGTGGCGAGGTACGCGAGGTCCCAGATGCGCGGGCCGGGCGAGGCCATGTCCATGTCGATCACGCCCGTGAGCCGGCCGTCGGCGAAGACGAGGTTGTGCGGCGCGAAGTCGTTGTGGCAGATCACCTCGCTCGGCACCTTCGCGACCGACTGCCAGACCGCGCCGTCGAGCGCGAAGCCGATGCTCGCGTCGTGCAGCTCGCGGAGGCGGCGGCCGGCCTGCGCGAGCACGTCGTCGGCCCAGATCCAGCACGGCAGCGGGTAGACGGCCACGTCGCCGTGCATGAACGCCAGCCGCTCGCGGCCGCCCTCGATGCCGAGCGGCTGCGGGATCCCCTCGACGCCCGTGAGCGCCAGGTGCCGCATCCATCGGTGCACGGTCGGCGTCCACGGGCCGGCGTCGCGGGTGACGGTGTCGCCCTCGCGCTCGACGCGGTTCATGTCGCCGCCGTCGAGGGGTCCGTCCATCGGGCCAGCGTAGGGGCGATTTGTAACCAGAGCGGCATGGCACCACTAGCGGTCGCACTACCCACAAGGCTCACGCGTCGCGGGGGCACCCGATGCGGCCTTGAGACACCGCATACATCGAGCGAAAGAGCAATCCCCCATTGTGGTCCATAAGATCAGAGCCACTCATAAGTAGTTGGCTTTTATGCGAACTCCGGCCACACTTGACGGCATGACAACCCCCAGCACGGCAGCACCAAAGCCCACCTGTTTCATCATATCGCCGATAGGCAAAGATGGAAGCGATGTACGCAAGGCCGCGGATCAAGTCCTTAAGCACTTAATTCGGAAGGCGCTCGGTGAGGAATATGTCATTAGACGAGGCGACGAAGATTCGAAT from Clavibacter michiganensis subsp. insidiosus harbors:
- a CDS encoding MerR family transcriptional regulator gives rise to the protein MTHGSLLPIGEFSLATSFPAPTLRHYHSEGLLVPAEVDQDTGYRAYAFPQVHRALLITALRGAGIGLRDIRDVLDAPDLLPELLTRHHAALRARRLEEDAALAQSAQLAAGWPDAGGRDADPATSVTRRVPGEPVGDDGVVLPPRVRDAARALRRELVDAGVGTRAHPWCRYALATAADRARVMAPEGPDWVVGVDLAGSWPGEASLPADTETEDRPGRRERVVVIPGAPTMVVLAAALHHLTTTSLELGLTADLGDPRYVLTPDHVELALTVTADPGE
- a CDS encoding NUDIX hydrolase, which codes for MSEGCQVVLVDAAGRILLQLRDDIPTVPFPGTWAIPGGMLEPGETPLAGIVREVEEELGARIPPAEVAHLMTRTRSYGIEHTFTARLDVAAEDIRLTEGQRVAWFPVADAVGMELAYEDADVLREVAGRIARG
- a CDS encoding nuclear transport factor 2 family protein; this encodes MSVQRIPVSLLARGTAALAGVVVLAGCSAPGAASAATDAAPDATTAVATTGPVASGDGGTTADRTDSDTEDRNTDTISALFTAAFPDPASPAANAAAIAAIAPDATANGAGAKAGPGGFLDEFATAHQRVPGAQAVVKHIAADGDLVAVHYQITSKPDDERTGEAAVDLFRLADGKVTAVWSFHQPVPQGTPASGNTNTMFSDLYQGKADAPELTEQQEEANRQLAVGAYDTLFRDHDASVLDRSFDPAYLQHNTVAANGTAALKALFSGGAQFPAQQSVISIADGDLVWTFSQPVGAKADAPFLAADIFRVDGSLIREHWDVVPAS
- a CDS encoding TasA family protein, which translates into the protein MSTTQAPQRRRPWKKIVATGAVVAVGTIITGGAFAIFTDSDTATLQADAGQLDIVATGDYTVADIAPGDTVQRPILLELPDATNDGDLVAAVQLSYAVTAETAGTDDPALAGGGESLVSGAAGLTYSLQTCVGGEWTSATAPVGAYTCSGTVQQTGAGTLDSITGAGRSTTLTPADFGVTPTADGTFPSDTADVALNTLMVLQLPDTADNDYENAAASLTFTAAAIQRDGLQR
- a CDS encoding phosphotransferase, which translates into the protein MDGPLDGGDMNRVEREGDTVTRDAGPWTPTVHRWMRHLALTGVEGIPQPLGIEGGRERLAFMHGDVAVYPLPCWIWADDVLAQAGRRLRELHDASIGFALDGAVWQSVAKVPSEVICHNDFAPHNLVFADGRLTGVIDMDMASPGPRIWDLAYLATRAVPLSGSAQDGAPGMDDARRRVALLLDAYGSDATWADVLRVAILRLHDLADISLAKADELGKPHLRDDAAYYSADAAFLRGILDAERAHPGPA
- a CDS encoding signal peptidase I, with the protein product MIGDRTARVEEAAPHAAPPRRSPARRALGAIGGLLTVVVGLAVIAVVALSALGVTRFVPVLSDSMAPGMPVGSLAITAPTPRAEVAEGDVVVFTAPTGPRVRVIHRVMHVFGPEDAANLDGWSDDRLAIETKGDNNPSADPWIVTIGDDAVWERTSVVPFLGWPFVWLGDPITRMVAFAVVGATGTIWLLTVIWRRPPRMTGEPA
- a CDS encoding TasA family protein; translation: MPRHRAAPAAPAAPAPHGRRAARRGIRRARPLLVPAIAVVLALAGVGTAYAVFTDRAASRITVGAGVVELDWGGGGADQLAVPITGLRPGDAQVRLVDLANTGTVAARELQVTLGGTAVASTSDGLQVAFDRCTVAWTGAPGTSVCSGTITPVVADRPAVGRFALPASPARAVGGRDHLRVTVRLAASAPTTAQGATGSVTLRVDGNQRFGVQR
- a CDS encoding S26 family signal peptidase; amino-acid sequence: MTDIQDRPTAPTVGTTTDTTAIEALELDLELEIDLDLELDLELRAEDLHLDPTAPVLPALVVLAPDLPARGAARRAARTSRVVRRRTVLMWAATVLLTALVATTLLFQASGGRWFVVQTPSMGTTAPVGTLLLTTPVLLEDVQPGDVVSFHPSTTPDETYTHRVIAVDADGLTTQGDINGAVDPWKTDQAHLVGEATTILPGFGWLAKGVPLLLAGFVIVMMLTRLIGSPTHRASIRMLGGARVAALTVFVLKPFVGLVVLDAATRGSDVEATIVSTGMLPIRIAAEGGTHATLAAGQVGTITAPAGEAGRFYDVSSTLDLPLWGWILFFGVCAVPLLYTLVVGLPAEPEERVLRASPDGIVADEDEADQTGGADAPRGLEPVDVETARRAVGDDA
- a CDS encoding MarR family winged helix-turn-helix transcriptional regulator, with amino-acid sequence MSPERTAPRRDDAAAVEALANALHMIETAQRHLRTRIAQDIGVNVTDLTVISVVGDLHRMTPKHLAAEISMGTGAVTAVIDRLVGAGHLDRVPNPRDRRSVFLELTAAGRKTLARMDADYREAAAVALRASPALGTEETAEDIARAAIAMTAHTIDGPDTGATA
- a CDS encoding LamG domain-containing protein, encoding MRKAPAEAVRRLRGRGTRPRRATVAASLAAAAAGMLLLLAPTTNGAFTAAITNSNNSAASSATYFSCMNAVTADKASALFAYPLNEATGSGQAVDIDSGAYPGTYRGGMTSTNVSPQACLRDSGGSYQLNGSSSQVTNGLQQTSPQTFSTEVWFKTTVRGGKLIGFGNSQTGLSGSYDRHTYINTSGQLVFGTYTPQAGIMTIASSAVVTDGAWHHAVATMSPTNGMTLYLDGKQAAANSSFRASEGTTGWWRIGYDNLDTWPGAGNRYFAGSMRFAAVYSAALTPTQVLDHYNAGR